A genome region from Candidatus Methylomirabilota bacterium includes the following:
- a CDS encoding DUF456 family protein, which yields MLTAVGFVVGVLFLVGLVGSVVPWLPGPLFILAGAVIWGFATDFAEIGIGRLIVLAVLALLTFLLNFVVGAIGARRYGGSRWGVVGALVGAVVGLFFGPVGLLIGPVVGAVVGELLRGADLEHGVRSGFGALVGLLAGIVADFTIAVMMIGLFLWWVWRA from the coding sequence ATGCTGACGGCCGTCGGGTTCGTCGTCGGTGTGCTGTTCCTCGTCGGGCTGGTGGGCTCCGTGGTCCCGTGGCTGCCGGGACCGCTCTTCATCCTGGCCGGGGCCGTCATCTGGGGCTTCGCCACCGACTTCGCCGAGATCGGAATCGGCCGGCTGATCGTGCTGGCCGTTCTGGCGCTGCTCACCTTCCTGCTCAATTTCGTGGTCGGGGCCATCGGGGCCCGGCGCTACGGAGGCAGCCGCTGGGGGGTCGTGGGAGCCCTGGTGGGCGCCGTGGTCGGTCTGTTCTTCGGGCCGGTGGGGCTACTGATCGGTCCTGTCGTCGGCGCCGTCGTGGGCGAATTGCTCCGGGGGGCCGACCTGGAGCACGGCGTGCGCAGCGGGTTCGGGGCGCTGGTCGGGCTCCTGGCCGGCATCGTCGCCGACTTCACGATCGCCGTGATGATGATCGGGCTGTTCCTCTGGTGGGTCTGGCGCGCCTAG
- the leuD gene encoding 3-isopropylmalate dehydratase small subunit: MEAFTRLTAVAVPFDLPNVDTDRLVPARFLRKPRGPECARFLFHDLRFDAAGVERPDFVLNQPAYRGARILVAAANFGCGSSREMAVWVLEAFGIRAVIAPSLGDIFHQNCFKNGLLPVILPDGVVAGLRRQLHERPGASLTVDLPVQTVTAPDGSVARFEIDAFRKELLLAGRDELELTIAYEGRITAFEARQREAMPWLAGR, from the coding sequence GTGGAGGCGTTCACCCGGCTCACCGCCGTCGCCGTCCCGTTCGACCTGCCGAACGTCGATACCGATCGCCTCGTTCCCGCCCGCTTTCTGCGCAAGCCGCGGGGGCCGGAGTGCGCGCGGTTCCTGTTCCACGACCTGAGATTCGACGCCGCCGGCGTCGAGCGGCCGGACTTCGTCTTGAACCAGCCTGCCTACCGCGGCGCCCGCATCCTCGTGGCGGCCGCGAACTTCGGCTGCGGCTCTTCTCGGGAGATGGCCGTGTGGGTGTTGGAGGCTTTTGGGATCCGCGCCGTCATCGCGCCGAGCCTGGGCGACATCTTCCACCAGAACTGCTTCAAGAACGGCCTGCTTCCCGTCATCCTGCCCGACGGCGTCGTGGCCGGCCTGCGGCGTCAGCTCCACGAGCGGCCGGGCGCCAGCCTCACCGTGGACCTGCCCGTCCAGACGGTGACCGCGCCCGATGGCAGCGTAGCCCGGTTCGAGATCGACGCCTTCCGCAAGGAGCTGCTGCTCGCCGGCCGGGACGAGCTGGAGCTCACCATTGCCTACGAGGGGCGGATCACGGCGTTCGAGGCGCGCCAGCGGGAGGCGATGCCGTGGCTGGCGGGCCGTTAG
- a CDS encoding amidohydrolase family protein: MTVRVMSADSHMDLLYLPPDTFTSRMGRAWGARVPQVAERDGKRMWVSGDDVLAPYATYGPGVTGGRRGRVLAEAGFASGKQTRPSDPAQRREDQDRDGVEAEVIYGIIGISRGFFGSKGITDPALLADVYRAYNEYIAEFGRSMPGRFHGLGCLPNHDGAGAAAEVRRCAALGLRGGVFVPWGSTMPVWHEMWEPMWAAAEETGLVISFHVFEGGGATVGYEVNGLRRPDVIGAWTVVAPMQMDEILASVILSGVCQRHPGLRLVLGESGIGWLPYMLERLDDTYEERLADDLKLPLPPSAYFKRQIWATFQKDLHGVRAMAAIAPDNVMWGSDYPHRDGTWPFSRKAIEEQFRDVPESIARRMLWDNARRLYRIES, from the coding sequence GCGCGTCCCGCAGGTCGCCGAGCGGGACGGCAAGCGGATGTGGGTGTCCGGCGACGACGTGCTGGCGCCCTACGCGACCTACGGGCCGGGCGTGACCGGCGGCCGGCGTGGTCGGGTGCTCGCCGAGGCCGGCTTCGCCTCCGGCAAGCAGACGCGGCCCTCCGATCCCGCCCAGCGCCGGGAAGACCAGGATCGTGACGGCGTCGAGGCCGAAGTGATCTACGGGATCATCGGCATCTCGCGCGGGTTCTTCGGCAGCAAGGGCATCACCGATCCCGCTCTGCTGGCCGACGTCTACCGCGCCTACAACGAGTACATCGCGGAGTTCGGCCGCTCCATGCCCGGACGCTTCCATGGCCTGGGCTGCCTGCCCAACCACGACGGGGCCGGTGCGGCGGCCGAGGTGCGCCGGTGCGCTGCCCTCGGCTTGCGGGGAGGGGTGTTCGTGCCCTGGGGCTCGACGATGCCCGTGTGGCACGAGATGTGGGAGCCCATGTGGGCGGCGGCCGAGGAGACCGGGCTGGTGATCTCCTTCCACGTCTTCGAGGGCGGGGGCGCCACGGTCGGGTACGAGGTGAACGGCCTGCGACGCCCCGACGTCATCGGCGCATGGACGGTCGTGGCGCCGATGCAGATGGACGAGATCCTGGCCTCGGTCATCCTCTCCGGCGTGTGCCAGCGGCATCCCGGGCTTCGCCTGGTCCTCGGGGAGAGCGGCATCGGCTGGCTGCCCTACATGCTGGAGCGGCTGGACGACACCTACGAGGAACGGCTGGCCGACGACCTGAAGCTGCCCCTGCCGCCCAGCGCCTATTTCAAGCGGCAGATCTGGGCCACGTTCCAGAAGGACCTCCACGGGGTCCGCGCCATGGCCGCCATCGCTCCCGACAACGTGATGTGGGGCTCGGACTACCCGCACCGTGACGGGACCTGGCCGTTCTCCCGCAAGGCCATCGAGGAGCAGTTCCGCGACGTCCCGGAGAGCATCGCGCGCCGGATGCTTTGGGACAACGCTCGCCGCCTCTACCGCATCGAGAGCTGA
- the leuC gene encoding 3-isopropylmalate dehydratase large subunit, producing MWVRHVVAEGPGGHVLLYVDRHLIHEGGTKALTRLVLAGRRVRRPDLTLATADHYVLTSPGAFAGDPEVSAMVETLARHTAEQGITYFGVGDERRGIVHVVGPEQGWTLPGITLVCGDSHTSTHGAFGALAFGIGSTEVEHVLATQTVWQRRPRVMRVTVDGRPGFGVGAKDVILAVIGRIGAGGATGHVIEYAGTAIRAMTMDERMTVCNMSIEAGARAGMVAPDETTFAYLAGRPFAPRGESWTRAVAAWRGLATDPDAAFDREVRLDAGEIAPTLTWGTSPQDALPITAHIPDPGHIEDPARRQAVTRALAYMGLRPGQPLQGLAVDRVFIGSCTNSRLDDLRLAARIVRGRRAVVRAWVVPGSGLIKRQAEAEGLDQIFRDAGLEWRQPGCSMCVGMNGEVARQGDRVASTSNRNFEGRQGQGARTHLMSPAMAAAAAVTGRLTDVRTLGG from the coding sequence ATCTGGGTCCGTCATGTCGTCGCGGAAGGTCCCGGCGGCCACGTCCTGCTCTACGTCGATCGGCATCTCATCCACGAGGGCGGGACGAAAGCGCTGACGCGGCTGGTCCTGGCCGGGCGGCGGGTGCGCCGGCCGGATCTCACGCTGGCCACCGCGGATCATTACGTGCTGACGTCGCCCGGGGCCTTCGCCGGCGATCCTGAGGTCAGCGCCATGGTGGAAACGCTCGCCCGGCACACGGCCGAGCAGGGCATTACCTATTTCGGGGTCGGCGACGAGCGGCGGGGGATCGTGCACGTCGTGGGACCCGAGCAGGGGTGGACCCTGCCGGGTATCACGCTCGTGTGCGGAGACTCCCACACCTCGACGCACGGCGCCTTCGGGGCGCTGGCCTTCGGGATCGGCTCGACCGAGGTCGAGCACGTGCTGGCCACGCAGACGGTGTGGCAGCGCAGGCCCCGAGTCATGCGGGTCACCGTCGACGGCCGACCGGGGTTCGGGGTGGGAGCCAAGGACGTCATCCTGGCGGTGATCGGCCGGATCGGGGCCGGCGGCGCCACCGGTCACGTCATCGAGTATGCGGGCACCGCCATTCGCGCGATGACGATGGACGAGCGGATGACCGTCTGCAACATGTCCATCGAGGCGGGGGCCCGTGCCGGGATGGTGGCGCCGGACGAGACGACCTTCGCCTATCTCGCGGGCCGCCCCTTCGCCCCGCGAGGCGAGAGCTGGACCCGCGCCGTCGCGGCCTGGCGCGGCCTGGCGACGGACCCGGACGCGGCGTTCGACCGCGAGGTGAGGCTCGACGCCGGCGAGATCGCCCCGACCCTCACCTGGGGGACCAGCCCGCAGGATGCGCTGCCGATCACCGCGCACATCCCCGATCCCGGACACATCGAGGATCCGGCCCGCCGCCAGGCCGTGACGCGCGCCCTCGCGTACATGGGGCTCCGCCCGGGCCAGCCTCTGCAGGGGCTTGCCGTCGATCGGGTCTTCATCGGCTCCTGCACCAACAGCCGGCTGGACGATCTGCGGCTCGCCGCCCGCATCGTGCGAGGTCGCCGGGCCGTGGTGCGGGCCTGGGTGGTCCCGGGCTCGGGGCTCATCAAGCGCCAGGCCGAGGCCGAGGGGCTCGACCAGATCTTCCGAGACGCCGGCCTGGAGTGGCGACAACCCGGGTGCTCCATGTGCGTCGGCATGAACGGCGAGGTGGCGCGCCAGGGAGATCGCGTGGCCTCCACCTCGAACCGCAACTTCGAGGGCCGCCAGGGCCAGGGCGCCCGCACGCACCTGATGTCGCCGGCCATGGCCGCGGCGGCGGCGGTGACGGGACGCTTGACCGACGTACGAACCCTGGGAGGCTGA